A region of the Aerosakkonema funiforme FACHB-1375 genome:
TCTCAAATTCTAAGCTTGACTGTGAAAATCTGAATGATAACCTAATCGTCTCCACAGTCAGATTTGGCAGTAATAGAAATCTTTGTATTCTCTTGTTGCTACTTTCAAATTTAATTGGTAATTTTTCTACGGATACAGTTCACACGCCTAGCGGCAAAGTATGACGAAAAGTTAAATTTTCGACCTCCGCAAGTGCGGCAAGATATGATCCTCATGCAACACTTAGTCCCCTACGACACGCATCTATACTTATGAAGCACATCAGACGAGTTCTCGCCTTGACCGCGATCGCCCTGCTGCTGTTCTGTCTCCACCCACTATCTGTCCGCGCTGCCCGACCGAATACTGTAATCGTCCCCGAAACGTATGTCCCTCAAACAGAATACTTTCTCAGCGATCGAGAACAGTTCCCAGTCCGGTCTTTGGGTCTGTGCGGTAGTTCGGCGATCTTCTCTACGATCGAGGCGTATCAATATAAATACAGGCTTAATATAGGTAGTCGTATGATATCAGTGCAAAACCCGATTAATAACTTAGGAAAGAAATGGTTATGGGACACTTGTATCAACGACACCGACCCGAAAGACGTACTGGCATATGAGGCAGATTTAGACCATCTCTACGAGGATCTAGACCCATTTACAAGTAAATGCGACCCCGATGCGTGGGATACGAAATGTGCAGGGCAGAGCGGCTCGTCTCGATGTACGGGAACAGGGTTGTATTATAATAGTTACGACGTGGCCAACCCCGATCCGCGCACGATTAAGTATGTGATAGAAAGCGATCGACCAGTGATAGCCAGGATCAGGATAGATGGCAGGTGGGGGCAATACCACGGTGGCGTATATCACAATCAACCCACAACACAGCCAAATTTTGTCATATCAGTAACTATATGGGGATTTGGACACGACGAGAGTGATGGAGATTATTGGTTGGTCAAGAATAATTGGGGGCCGACCTGGGGCAACAATGGCTGGATGCAATTAAAAATCGACACTCAAACAGTACTGACAGCCTACGCACTACCGCCAAATTAGGTCAAGAACTCACCGTCAACCCTAACGGGTATGACGGGAGTCCCCTTGCCGCATCTCAGATGGGAACGCCAGACAAGAAAGAGCAAGGGATTTCCCTAAGATCGTTCTCGAACTAACTCTTATGAATCGTCAAGAAGTCGAACAAAGAACAATTCTCATCGCTTTAACGGGCAGTCGAGGTTACGGTTTAGCTACGGAAACTTCTGACTATGACTATCGCGGTATCTTTGTGGCGACGAAGCCTTATTATCTAGGATTAAAACAGATTGAGCAAAAGGATACGGGTTGGACAGAAGAACCGGGAGAATTTTCTTATTTAACGAAAGATACTTGCATTTATGAGTTAAGGAAGTTTCTGGATTTGTCTGTAGACAACAATCCCAATATTTTAGAACTGCTGTGGTTCAAAGACTACGTTCACCTCACGGAAGTTGGCAGAACCTTAATCGAACATAAGCAAATGTTTCTGTCAAAAAAAGTCAGACAGACTTACGCTGGTTACGGTTATGCTCAAATCAAAAAGTTAGAGTCTCACCGCCGCTGGTTACTCAATCCACCTCAAGATAAACCGAAACCGGAAGATTTTGGTTTGGCATCAAACGAACCGCTCACAATCGTGCAAATTAATTCGTTTCTGGAATATCTCTATATTTTGATAAGGGAACGCATTCAATTTTTGTCAGAGGCGGAAGAGCTTCATAATTTGCTGATGGCTGAAATAGATTTCAAGGCTGTATTAAAACAGTATCCTTTGCCAGAAGAGACTCTAGAATATACCAGGAACATCACTAACACATCGGAAAATTTTATTAAATTGCTGCAAAAAAGTCAACAGTACCGTAGCGCTCGCAGAGAATATGAAAACTATCAAAAATGGAAGCAAAACCGCAATCCGGCAAGGGCGGCAATGGAAGCCAAAGTAGGGTACGATGCTAAATTTGCTATGCAGGCTATTCGGCTGTTAAAAAGTGGAATTGAGATTTTGGAGACGCAAAGGGTGATAATCGATCGCAGAGAAGCAGGTGATGCCGAAGAGTTACTGGCAATTAAAAAGGGCGAGTACAGCTATGAACAAGTAATGGCGATCGCTAACAATTTGTACAGTCACCTTGATGTTGCTTATGCTAAATCTACACTGCCAAAAAACGTGGATAAAGAAGCCGTTAATCAACTTTGCATTGATTTAGTAACGAGACAAGGATGGTAACTTTATCTAATTATAATTGTAGGGTGCTTGGGAAAGCACCCTACAAGTAAATTTGCGCGAACATTTACCAATATATTTAAGATGCCCCAACATTAGATTGCTCATGCTCCACTACGAATACATTCGCGTAGAGATTAGCTAAAACTTGTTTCCCTTCTTGCGTCAGTTCTAAATAGCGCAGCCCATCTTTAATGTAAGGATAGACTACATTCCAGTAAAACTTGGCATAATTTTGACGCACATCGCCTGGGTGATGATAGCCTAAGTTTTTATTCACACCCGTTTCTTCAAATTCATAGTAGAGGGCGCTAATCTTTTTCAGATATCGCGGATCGCTCAACTGACCGATGAGATCGGCGGCGCGAACTAACCCTGGATAGTTGAGTGTATCTTGGTGATCCTCATCTGCGGGTATGGGGAAACGAGTGAGCTCGATGTTGCGCTTAATGATCTCCGCATCAATTAGCTTGTGATATCCAAAGCGCTCCTCAATAAAAAGTTTGCCTCGGTCTACGTGATAAGCAGCTAAACTGGCATCGGATGACCCTGGCGGCAGCTGGATCATTGTGCCGTTTATGCCGGTGGCGCACAATCTGTCATATGGATGATCTTGCCTGCAAACGCCCTTAACGTAACCGATATCGTGACACAACAAGGAAATGATGGCGTGTAACCAATCTTCACAGGATACCCCACCTTCGCGAATGTGTTTGCCTCGCAGAATTTCTTGTCCGACTAAGGTGACTAAGATGGTGTGTTCGACATTGTGATAAAGAGCGTCGCTATTGGCGATATTTTCTAGGGCCATACTTCCGGCCCAACCAATTATATCGGCGTAGTCGGGTTTCCAGCCGCCATAGGTGCGTCTGTAACCTTCTCGCAGCTGGTGGACGAAGTGATCGATGATGAATTGAGTAGCATCAAACATGATGTGAAACGAGACACGACAGGTAGTGGGCGAGTTATGCGGTTTGTGACCGCATTAGTTTAAATGTTTACTTTTTATGATGAAATGTTTCCCTGGTGAACTGGGTGATGGTAGGCACCACCCATTGTGACTTGAGTTCTACCGATGCGGTTAACCAAGAAAAAATGTGATGCCGATCGGACGAGCTAATCTGGTATCGGGAGGCACCAATAGAGATCTGGTAGTTCCGTTGTAACGCAAGACTGCACCTATGTTAGAAGCATTTCGGCGATTATCGAAACCGACAACAAACAGGTTGCCGTCGGGTGCAAACGCCAAGCTACCGATGAAATTGCTACTGGGAGAAGTGCCAGTATAATTTGTCGATAAAACGCTGACTGAATTGCCGGTTTCCAAATCGTAGCGTCTGATATCGTTGGCGAAGTCGCTGACGTAGAGGTCGCCGTCTATGGGATTTATTGCCATTCCCAGAAGACTGACAAAGCCAAAACTTTCCGGTGACGGTGAAGGGGATGCAAACACGGTGGATTGCTTTGTTTGGATGTTGTAGCGCAATAGCTGACTGGGGAGACCGTCGCTAAAATCGGCTTCGCCATTACGTGCGATGCTACCTTCAGTGGTGACGTAAAGGCTACCGTCGAGGCCAAACAGCAGACCGTTTGGCCCGTTTAAGCCGCCCGGTTGTTGGTTTCCTGTCGCAAATACGTCGATGAATTGGCCTGTTTTTCCGTTGTAGCGCAGGATTCGATCGCTCAGAAAACTGCTGACGTAAAGATTGCCATCGGGGCCAAAGGCTGTACCGTAGGGGCGAAACAAACCGCCCGTTTCGTCAGCGGGTGTGTTGGGATGATCGCCAACGAAGACATCGATAAATGCTCCCGTGACGCCATCGTAACGTAAGATGGCGGAAGCGCCCTGTTCTCTTGCAGTTGCGGGTTTATTTCCGCTGCTGATATAAAGGTCGGAGATGCCATCGCCGTTACCGTCTGGCCCGTAGAGCAGGTTGTCGGGAGAAAACAGTCCGCCGCTGTTGGCGGGAATGAATTCTCCTAGAAAAGTTCCGGTTTTGGGATCGAAACGCAGTACGTTGTTACCTTCGGTATTGCCAACTAGAAAAGTATCTAATACGCGGAAAGCTTGGACGGGGAAGCGTTGTTCTTTAATGCCGAATTTGACGAAATGGTCAAATGCTGTGAGTTCTCCCCGTTGAACAGCTGCGGCAACATCTGGATTTCGCTGTAAATAAATGCGGGTATTGAAAAGTGTATTGGGGTCGCGATTTTCAAATTGACCGAATTGCTGGAAGTGGTCGTAAGCGGTAATGCGATCGCTTTCTACAGCAGTGGCAACATCTGCATTTTTTTCTAGATAAGCGCCGGTATTAAATAATGTGCTGGGGTCGCGACCCTCAAATCGACCAAATTGCTGGAAGTGGTCGTAGGCGGTAATGCGATCGCTTTCTACAGCAGTGGCAACATCCGCATTTCGTTCTAGATAAAAGCTGGTGTTAAATAGGGCGCTGGGGTCGCGACCTTCAAATCGACCGTATGCGTTAAAGTGGTCTAACCCGCTGTTAAATAAACCGTTAATTAGGGCAGATGCAACATCGGGATTGCTGTTTAGATAAAACTTTTCGTCAAAAAGTCCTATAGCGTCTACCATAAAATAGATTTTTCCTCTTTTCTTGAGTTGGCTAAATTAGTGAATTTTACACTTGAAAGAGGCTTTAGTCAACTTAGCGATCGCCTTTTGTCTATCCTCTCCTTACGCTTCAGTTACCAAATAGCAGCGGTAAGATTATCGCTAAGAGAAAGAAAAGCATTAGCAATACGTACATTACCCAAGTGATAATAATTTCTATCCGATTTGGTAGAATCAATACTTTTTTCATTACTATCACTGGTATGGGAACTCCAATACCAAGCGAAATTGTAACTTCCTTGACATTTTGATATCCTTGCGATCGATAAAATTGTACGGCATTGAGGGCAGCAGAAACCCACAAACATCTAATTCGTCTTTTTATTGCTTCATCTTCTAAAACTGTCAATAATTTTGTCCCTATGCCTTGACGAACAAACGCTGGAGCGACGAATATGGCGTTGATGTTTGGATCGATAAGTGAAAGTGCAGAGAAGCCAACTATTTGACTTTCTGTTTCGGCTACAAAAATAATTTCTGGCCAGTTGCGACCTTGTTTTTTGTTATTGAGTAATGTTTGCAGTTGACTCGCGTTATAATCATGAGCGCAAAGGACTTGAATAGAATCAACTTGAAGTTTGGTTATTTCGCTCATGTCTTGCGACTGTGCAAGGCGAATCGAAATGGGAGTGTGTTCAGTGGGGGACACTTTCAGAAAAACAAAGTTAAGGGATAGATTAGTCTATTCTAGGGCACGTTCTCCAGAACTGTAAATTAATATCCGATCGCATATAATTTTACCATCGTTAATTTGCTTAATAACTTAATAATGAAGGTTACAAAACTTTTTGTCAAACAGCAACATAGAATGCCCGTAAAAGAGTGTAAAATTATTAGTTTACGTCGGGAATACGGTATTGAGGGAGATATCAACGCACAAGCGGGTAGTCCGCGTCAGGTGCTGATTGCCAGTACGCCAACTCTGGCTGATTTTAACTTAAATCCTGGCGACTTGGGAGAAAATATCGTTATTGATACGCAAGTCGAAAGTTTTTCATCCGGTCAAGTTTTGCAGGTGGGAAAATCAGCACTCATCCGACTGACTTTTATATGCGAACCTTGTGCAAATTTAGAGAAAATTCAACCAGGTTTAGCTAAAAGGATCGCAGGTAAACGAGGATTTTTAGGAATTGTCGTTAAGGATGGTGTTATTGAGTTAGGTGACGAAGTTTCTTTAACTTCGCAACTGTTTCCAGCACTTCCTGATGATACCAAAGGACGGTTTAATGAATTTGTCCGGAGAATTCCTCCAGGAAAAGTGGTTAAAACATCGGATTTATTGTTAGCGCTGGGTGTATCGAAAGCTTACTATCGGACTATTCCTATTTTTTTGAAAAAAGCTAGTAGGGATTTGCCTATTCATCGGATTGTTCGCGCCGATGGCAGTTTGCTTTCGGAGTATATTTCAGAGCAAGAGCAATTGCTAAAGCAAGAAGAAATTGAAA
Encoded here:
- a CDS encoding MOSC domain-containing protein, translated to MKVTKLFVKQQHRMPVKECKIISLRREYGIEGDINAQAGSPRQVLIASTPTLADFNLNPGDLGENIVIDTQVESFSSGQVLQVGKSALIRLTFICEPCANLEKIQPGLAKRIAGKRGFLGIVVKDGVIELGDEVSLTSQLFPALPDDTKGRFNEFVRRIPPGKVVKTSDLLLALGVSKAYYRTIPIFLKKASRDLPIHRIVRADGSLLSEYISEQEQLLKQEEIEIAYNRISSDSHYWDTWNFHELELL
- a CDS encoding Npun_R2479 family HD domain-containing metalloprotein, with protein sequence MFDATQFIIDHFVHQLREGYRRTYGGWKPDYADIIGWAGSMALENIANSDALYHNVEHTILVTLVGQEILRGKHIREGGVSCEDWLHAIISLLCHDIGYVKGVCRQDHPYDRLCATGINGTMIQLPPGSSDASLAAYHVDRGKLFIEERFGYHKLIDAEIIKRNIELTRFPIPADEDHQDTLNYPGLVRAADLIGQLSDPRYLKKISALYYEFEETGVNKNLGYHHPGDVRQNYAKFYWNVVYPYIKDGLRYLELTQEGKQVLANLYANVFVVEHEQSNVGAS
- a CDS encoding C1 family peptidase; this encodes MKHIRRVLALTAIALLLFCLHPLSVRAARPNTVIVPETYVPQTEYFLSDREQFPVRSLGLCGSSAIFSTIEAYQYKYRLNIGSRMISVQNPINNLGKKWLWDTCINDTDPKDVLAYEADLDHLYEDLDPFTSKCDPDAWDTKCAGQSGSSRCTGTGLYYNSYDVANPDPRTIKYVIESDRPVIARIRIDGRWGQYHGGVYHNQPTTQPNFVISVTIWGFGHDESDGDYWLVKNNWGPTWGNNGWMQLKIDTQTVLTAYALPPN
- a CDS encoding nucleotidyltransferase domain-containing protein, with the translated sequence MNRQEVEQRTILIALTGSRGYGLATETSDYDYRGIFVATKPYYLGLKQIEQKDTGWTEEPGEFSYLTKDTCIYELRKFLDLSVDNNPNILELLWFKDYVHLTEVGRTLIEHKQMFLSKKVRQTYAGYGYAQIKKLESHRRWLLNPPQDKPKPEDFGLASNEPLTIVQINSFLEYLYILIRERIQFLSEAEELHNLLMAEIDFKAVLKQYPLPEETLEYTRNITNTSENFIKLLQKSQQYRSARREYENYQKWKQNRNPARAAMEAKVGYDAKFAMQAIRLLKSGIEILETQRVIIDRREAGDAEELLAIKKGEYSYEQVMAIANNLYSHLDVAYAKSTLPKNVDKEAVNQLCIDLVTRQGW
- a CDS encoding Vgb family protein, whose amino-acid sequence is MVDAIGLFDEKFYLNSNPDVASALINGLFNSGLDHFNAYGRFEGRDPSALFNTSFYLERNADVATAVESDRITAYDHFQQFGRFEGRDPSTLFNTGAYLEKNADVATAVESDRITAYDHFQQFGQFENRDPNTLFNTRIYLQRNPDVAAAVQRGELTAFDHFVKFGIKEQRFPVQAFRVLDTFLVGNTEGNNVLRFDPKTGTFLGEFIPANSGGLFSPDNLLYGPDGNGDGISDLYISSGNKPATAREQGASAILRYDGVTGAFIDVFVGDHPNTPADETGGLFRPYGTAFGPDGNLYVSSFLSDRILRYNGKTGQFIDVFATGNQQPGGLNGPNGLLFGLDGSLYVTTEGSIARNGEADFSDGLPSQLLRYNIQTKQSTVFASPSPSPESFGFVSLLGMAINPIDGDLYVSDFANDIRRYDLETGNSVSVLSTNYTGTSPSSNFIGSLAFAPDGNLFVVGFDNRRNASNIGAVLRYNGTTRSLLVPPDTRLARPIGITFFLG
- a CDS encoding GNAT family N-acetyltransferase; the encoded protein is MSPTEHTPISIRLAQSQDMSEITKLQVDSIQVLCAHDYNASQLQTLLNNKKQGRNWPEIIFVAETESQIVGFSALSLIDPNINAIFVAPAFVRQGIGTKLLTVLEDEAIKRRIRCLWVSAALNAVQFYRSQGYQNVKEVTISLGIGVPIPVIVMKKVLILPNRIEIIITWVMYVLLMLFFLLAIILPLLFGN